Within Leptospira noumeaensis, the genomic segment GTAAAATCAAAATAGGAGATATTAGACAAGGTCTTCCCATTAGTATTGATTCTTTAGAGAAAAAATTTAAGGCCTCGATTGGAACTACCTTAAAACATTATTCCAATCTTTTAAGGATTCGGTCTGTCATATCCTCTCATTCACAAAAAACAAACCTAACTGATTTAGCATACGATGCAGGATACTTTGACCAACCCCATTTCAACAAAGAGTTCAAACTCTTTACAGGATCAACACCCAAGGAATATTTTAAAAATCCACAAAACTGGTAACTGGTTTCCCTTTTCTGATTTTTTACAATTCGCATATCCATCTTCGCGGTATCCTAAATTTAGAATCAATTACCATAAAGAGGATATGATGAACCAAATTTTAATCGATCGATTCCGTTTACCAGCAGAGTCAAAAAAAATATTTTTAGAAAGAGTAAAAATCAATCGCGATTTTATTAAAAACATAGATGGATTTTTAGGAGACCAAACCTATATCAGAGAAGAACAAAATAAGATTCAATTTATCACCATTGCCACCTGGAAAGACAAACAGAGTCTAGAAAACGCGAAAACACTGGTTTTTACAGAATATGAAAAACAAGGGTTCGTAATGCCAGAATTTTTAAAAGAAAACTCCATCCAAATCGAAAGAGAAATTTACGAAAAAATGATTTAGTAGTTGAGAATGTGAAAATCTAAAAAATGCCAAAGACAAAATTTGGCATTTTTCACCAAACAAGAGTTTATTGAATCACAAACACAGTTGCAAATATTTATTGACAAATCAAATGTTCTAATATTACAATTCTAAAATAACAGTTGTCAATAGAGTCTCTTTCCAAAAAGTCCAAAGTATCGGTAATCCTATGATGCGAATGTCCCAATTGTTCTATTTTTTCTTCATTCTAATATCCTTTATTTTTTGTAAACCTCCTGAACTTTCGAATTCTTGTGATCCAAAATCTGAGTCCTATTTAAAAGGATCCATCCTTAGGTTTCTAATCAACGATAGTTCTCCTTCTTGTCTACCTGGATTTCCGAAAACTCCCGTTCAAATTTGGGGAGCCCATAGTAGTAACTCCACCAACGTAGACATCAAAGGGATGGTAGTTCATGACAACAAACTTTACTTAGCAGGAGCCTTTCAATTTTTAGGTCCCAATACGGGAGGAGCTGCCATTCTAAATACAACCGATGGATCTTTGTTTGATGCGGGAGTATGTCCTTATTTAGAAGTCCTTAACTTTAGCAATGTAGCCATTTCGGATGAAAGAGGTGGTTTCTATCTAGCTGGAAGTTTTACCCATGTCCAAGGGATTCAAAAACAGAGCCTTGTCCATATTGATTCCAATTGTAAGTTGGATACAAATTTTGATGTGGGAACAGGCGCTGGTGGTGCAGATGTCCGCGACTTATTACTAGTTGGTGAAAAAATATATATCGCTGGGAGTTTTTCCACTTGGAATGGTTCCACTCGTGGATATCTTGCTGCAGTGAATCGTATATCAGGTAATTTAGATACTACTTGGATTGCCAATGCGGATGGAACAGTAGAATCGATCATCGCAGATACTGACGGCATCTTTGTTGCAGGACAATTTTTAAATATCAATGGAAGCGGAATTGGAAGACTATCAAAAATTTCCTATGATACGGGGACTCCCGATCCAAGTTTTTCCCCAAATATAAGTGCTGGAGCCATTCGTACTATTGCGATAGGAAAAGATGCTTCAAACAATAAAGTAGTTTATGCCGGAGGCAGTTTTACTGCTGTTTCTCCTTCGAATGCTAGATCCTTTGAAATGGATGGCAACATGACGGCGTGGAACCCTGCGCCAAACGGGTTAGTGGATGATCTAGTTTATTTAGGATCAAAAGTCTATTTGATTGGCAGTTTTAATCTCTTAGGTGCCACATCCAGAACCAA encodes:
- a CDS encoding antibiotic biosynthesis monooxygenase family protein; its protein translation is MNQILIDRFRLPAESKKIFLERVKINRDFIKNIDGFLGDQTYIREEQNKIQFITIATWKDKQSLENAKTLVFTEYEKQGFVMPEFLKENSIQIEREIYEKMI